The sequence below is a genomic window from Ipomoea triloba cultivar NCNSP0323 chromosome 2, ASM357664v1.
CAGGCCTCCAGTGTGTATGTCACTTCCCTATTCTGTagctaaattaaatatattatgttaCAGTGTTACTTAAactggctttttttttttttttttttgggtacaggAATTTAGTCTCCAGCTATTCAGTTCCAAGGAGTGACTCGTAAATTCCCTGAATATAGACTATAGTCAACTactttttgttatttgttagaTTGTTgctcatttcatttcattaagTTTGCAAATTGATGTGATATAAATCATATAATCCCATTTACGATTTGTAGTAATGCTTGGTGTTCACAGAAAGACCTCCCTTGCAGTAGTGGCAAAGCTCGATGTGAGTCTCACTGTTGCTATGTGAGAaaactatttagtaatttacaACAGCTTCATAGGATTTTACTTTGTCTGCAGATCATTCTCTCTTTATAAATTGTGGAGGAGGCAGAGCTGAATTCAAGGATAATACATATGACGAGGACTTTAACAATGAAGGCCCATCATACTTTTCTGCATCCTCTGATAGATGGGCTTACAGCAGCTCAGGATTGTTCATTTCAAATGATATTGCCAAATATGTTGCAGCAAACACTTTTTCATCAAATGTGATCAAAGGTGATATTTACAAAACAGCTCGACTTGCTCCAACTTCGCTTGTGTATTACGGGTTTTGCATGAAGCAGGGGAGCTATAAAGTGGTCCTCCACTTTGCTGAAATAATGTTTTCTAATGACTCAAACTATAGCAGTCTTGGGAGGCGACTATTTGATGTAAAAATCCAAGTAAGTCATAGGCATATACCACTTTAACATTACAGTTTTTTGGCTTTACGATTATTCACAAAGTAGTGGCATAACAGTTAATCAATTTCCTCGACAGCCTTTCTGAATAAGAGTCATGCTAGAAAACTTTCTGTTTATTTGGTCTTCTTCAACTCTTATGCAGGGGAAGGTAGTCTTGACGGACTTTAACATTGCGGAAGAAGCAAAGGGTGCTGGGATTGGCATTACAAGAGAGTTTGGCGATGTTCTTGTCAATGGTAGCACCCTAGAAATACACTTGTATTGGACTGGAAAAGGAACTAATGCTATTCCTCAGAGAGGTGTACATGGACCTTTGATTTCTGCTATTACAGTCACACCAAGTTAGTATCTCTGCATCCTTATACTTTCTGCTTTTCTCTGACTTGTTAGTTGTTTCTAACAAAACCTGCCTTCTTTCTCATAGACTTCAATACTGATGAAGGGTTGAGTGCTGGAGCTATAGTTGGCATTGTAATTTCTTGTTGTGTGTTCGCCCTGTTAATCTTAGTAGCTCTAAGGATGAAAGGGTATCTCGGGGGGAAAGTTGCAGAAGACAGTGGTAAGATATACCACAAGAATGTTTTGAGGTCACTCTACAAATAACATGTTTTCTTGTCCTATTTTCGGTTTTGCTGACATTTCTAACCATCCTCTTGACACAGAATTGAGAGCACTTGATTTGCAGACGGGCTATTTTACTCTCAGACAGGTTAAGGCTGCTACTAACAACTTTGACCTGGCTAACAAAATTGGTGAAGGAGGATTTGGGCCAGTTTACAAGGTAATTAGTTACTTCTCCCACTTATCTTTCACTTTTATCTCCATTAATTGTTAACTCAGTTATCAAATTAACAATATTGGAAAAGCAATTAAGGATGCTTTATCCCAATCAAATCATGGACTGATAATCCTACTTCATTGCAGGGAGTTCTTTCAGATGGTGTAGTCATTGCTGTCAAGCAACTCTCTTCCAAGTCTAATCAAGGAAACCGGGAATTCATCAATGAGATAGGAATGATAACAGCTTTACAACACCCAAACCTTGTGAAGCTTCACGGTTGTTGTATAGAAGGAAATCAGCTGTTACTAATATATGAATACATGGAAAACAACTGTCTTTCTCGAGCACTTTTTGGTAAAATGATTGGCTTTGAATTACTAAAATGATATCCGCTCCAGTTTTGTTGCTAACCTTTCATTTTCCTTAAGGACTCGAGGATCAGAGGTTGAGTCTAGACTGGCAAACCAGAAAGAAGATATGCTTGGGAATAGCCAAGGGCTTAGCATATCTCCATGAGGAATCGAGGTTGAAGATCGTCCATCGAGATATAAAGGCTTCCAATGTGCTTCTTGACAAAGATCTAAACGCTAAAATTTCAGACTTTGGTTTGGCTAAGCTTGATGAAGAAGAGAATACCCACATTAGCACACGAATTGCTGGCACTATGTAAGCCTTTTTCTTAGTAGTTCTTTGCTTTGTATGATCTTATTTAGGTTCCATATTCTAGAACCCATCCCCATACCCAAGAAATATTTCTACTTTGATATTGTAGAAGTTATTCTTGAAATAGTTCTTTTGCTATTTCTAACTGTTACTGGAGTATTtggaattaaatttaatttgtaaacaacatattgaaaatgctgctttctTATTCGTTCTTTCAGAGGTTATATGGCTCCAGAATATGCGATGAGGGGCTATTTGACAGACAAAGCAGATGTTTACAGCTTTGGAATAGTTACATTGGAGATTGTAAGTGGGAAAAGCAACACAAATTACAGACCAAAAGAGGAGTTTGTGTATCTGCTTGACTGGGTAAGCCAAGAAATGAGCTAGCGAGCTAGCTCTATCTGCTTTTTTCACCCTCTGTAGCATCATTTCTGATAATAACCCTGACGAGTTTGGTTTGCAAAATGAAGGCTTATGTCCAAGAAGAACAGGGAAATCTATTAGACCTTGTCGATCAGAGCCTGGGTTCCAACTATCCCAAAGAAGAAGCGCTGATGATGCTCAAATTGGCTCTATTGTGTGCCAATCCATCACCAACTCTCAGGCCACCCATGTCCTCTGTGGTGAAGATGCTCAACCGCGAGATCCCGGTGCAAGCGCCACCAGTCGGGCTGGGGAAGCCAAATGATGATCCTGCCAGGTTTAAAGCCTTCAAGAAACTCTCACATGACAGCCATACCACAAATTCGTCCTCAACCATCTCTAAGGACACTACTCGTCAGCTGCAGAGAAGTATTTCACTTGGTGCACCCTGGACCGGTTCGTCGAACTCTTTTCCTAGCAGGGATGGCTACCAAGATTGTTCTTCCACTACCAAACTTCTTCCGGATCTTTATAACGTTAACCTGGAGTGATTGATGGATAGAATATGGAAGTGAGGCTTGAAAATGGCAGTCATT
It includes:
- the LOC116011023 gene encoding probable LRR receptor-like serine/threonine-protein kinase At1g53430 isoform X1 codes for the protein MNTRGTLVALFLYAFLALSFFACLTSAASLLPAEEVEVLKTISAKLGNKYWNVTQTSCNDGVGLNQTFPDDGSGNDKFSHVICDCSFNGSTVCHVTDILLKGLSLPGVLPPDFAKLRFLRQLDLTRNYINGSIPTSFGQLPLTILSLLGNRISGKIPKEIGDISTLEQLVLEDNELQGPLDENLGRLSNLNRLLLSANNITGVIPETFGNLKNLTDFRIDGNPISGKVPNFIGNWTQLKTLYMLGTLLEGPIPPTISLLKNIEILQISGLRGGSMTFPKLEGMENITTLVLRNCSIADTIPKYIGDMSKLKTLDLSFNMLNGKIPTAMGKKIQYVFLAHNMLSGEIPRWTLESKDSIDLSYNNVTESSPTGCQASSVNLVSSYSVPRSDSNAWCSQKDLPCSSGKARYHSLFINCGGGRAEFKDNTYDEDFNNEGPSYFSASSDRWAYSSSGLFISNDIAKYVAANTFSSNVIKGDIYKTARLAPTSLVYYGFCMKQGSYKVVLHFAEIMFSNDSNYSSLGRRLFDVKIQGKVVLTDFNIAEEAKGAGIGITREFGDVLVNGSTLEIHLYWTGKGTNAIPQRGVHGPLISAITVTPNFNTDEGLSAGAIVGIVISCCVFALLILVALRMKGYLGGKVAEDSELRALDLQTGYFTLRQVKAATNNFDLANKIGEGGFGPVYKGVLSDGVVIAVKQLSSKSNQGNREFINEIGMITALQHPNLVKLHGCCIEGNQLLLIYEYMENNCLSRALFGLEDQRLSLDWQTRKKICLGIAKGLAYLHEESRLKIVHRDIKASNVLLDKDLNAKISDFGLAKLDEEENTHISTRIAGTIGYMAPEYAMRGYLTDKADVYSFGIVTLEIVSGKSNTNYRPKEEFVYLLDWAYVQEEQGNLLDLVDQSLGSNYPKEEALMMLKLALLCANPSPTLRPPMSSVVKMLNREIPVQAPPVGLGKPNDDPARFKAFKKLSHDSHTTNSSSTISKDTTRQLQRSISLGAPWTGSSNSFPSRDGYQDCSSTTKLLPDLYNVNLE
- the LOC116011023 gene encoding probable LRR receptor-like serine/threonine-protein kinase At1g53430 isoform X2, whose product is MNTRGTLVALFLYAFLALSFFACLTSAASLLPAEEVEVLKTISAKLGNKYWNVTQTSCNDGVGLNQTFPDDGSGNDKFSHVICDCSFNGSTVCHVTDILLKGLSLPGVLPPDFAKLRFLRQLDLTRNYINGSIPTSFGQLPLTILSLLGNRISGKIPKEIGDISTLEQLVLEDNELQGPLDENLGRLSNLNRLLLSANNITGVIPETFGNLKNLTDFRIDGNPISGKVPNFIGNWTQLKTLYMLGTLLEGPIPPTISLLKNIEILQISGLRGGSMTFPKLEGMENITTLVLRNCSIADTIPKYIGDMSKLKTLDLSFNMLNGKIPTAMGKKIQYVFLAHNMLSGEIPRWTLESKDSIDLSYNNVTESSPTGCQASSVNLVSSYSVPRSDSSGKARYHSLFINCGGGRAEFKDNTYDEDFNNEGPSYFSASSDRWAYSSSGLFISNDIAKYVAANTFSSNVIKGDIYKTARLAPTSLVYYGFCMKQGSYKVVLHFAEIMFSNDSNYSSLGRRLFDVKIQGKVVLTDFNIAEEAKGAGIGITREFGDVLVNGSTLEIHLYWTGKGTNAIPQRGVHGPLISAITVTPNFNTDEGLSAGAIVGIVISCCVFALLILVALRMKGYLGGKVAEDSELRALDLQTGYFTLRQVKAATNNFDLANKIGEGGFGPVYKGVLSDGVVIAVKQLSSKSNQGNREFINEIGMITALQHPNLVKLHGCCIEGNQLLLIYEYMENNCLSRALFGLEDQRLSLDWQTRKKICLGIAKGLAYLHEESRLKIVHRDIKASNVLLDKDLNAKISDFGLAKLDEEENTHISTRIAGTIGYMAPEYAMRGYLTDKADVYSFGIVTLEIVSGKSNTNYRPKEEFVYLLDWAYVQEEQGNLLDLVDQSLGSNYPKEEALMMLKLALLCANPSPTLRPPMSSVVKMLNREIPVQAPPVGLGKPNDDPARFKAFKKLSHDSHTTNSSSTISKDTTRQLQRSISLGAPWTGSSNSFPSRDGYQDCSSTTKLLPDLYNVNLE